The following are encoded together in the Miscanthus floridulus cultivar M001 unplaced genomic scaffold, ASM1932011v1 os_1958_1_2, whole genome shotgun sequence genome:
- the LOC136534459 gene encoding protein MNN4-like isoform X2: MVPAAVGARLACSGGVRKSLPVVEAGGGERPLHTAVNYRWSDGRHGCHGGLEVGIDLLMGVFWKLLNSWKQGTHLLNLWPFALYAYFPNHHIIEKWINTEIKPEDKEWMQKLLRWEAEDKEVMEKRRREEAVKKEHKEEEERRHVAAYREEREKKLERARRAKTAMEENPNALRMRKWPRCTQ; the protein is encoded by the exons ATGGTTCCGGCTGCAGTAGGGGCACGCTTGGCATGCAGCGGCGGCGTGCGAAAGAGCTTGCCGGTGGTGGAGGCTGGCGGGGGCGAAAGGCCATTACATACTGCAG TAAACTACAGGTGGAGCGATGGAAGGCATGGATGTCACGGTGGGCTTGAAGTGGGGATCGATCTACTG ATGGGAGTCTTCTGGAAGTTGCTGAACTCGTGGAAACAAGGCACACATCTTCTGAACCTTTGGCCCTTTGCACTGTATGCATATTTTCCAAATCACCATATTATAGAAAAG TGGAtcaacactgagatcaagcctgaagacaaggaatggatgcagaaactgttgcggtgggaggcagaggacaaggaggtgatggagaagagacgcagagaggaggctgtaaaaaaggagcacaaggaagaggaggaaaggaggcatgttgctgcgtacagggaggagagggagaagaagcttgagcgtgcacgtcGAGCGAaaacagcgatggaggagaatcccaatGCCCTGAGGAtgagaaagtggcctcgttgcactcagtag
- the LOC136534459 gene encoding protein MNN4-like isoform X1 has product MVPAAVGARLACSGGVRKSLPVVEAGGGERPLHTAGWFISRWSDGRHGCHGGLEVGIDLLMGVFWKLLNSWKQGTHLLNLWPFALYAYFPNHHIIEKWINTEIKPEDKEWMQKLLRWEAEDKEVMEKRRREEAVKKEHKEEEERRHVAAYREEREKKLERARRAKTAMEENPNALRMRKWPRCTQ; this is encoded by the exons ATGGTTCCGGCTGCAGTAGGGGCACGCTTGGCATGCAGCGGCGGCGTGCGAAAGAGCTTGCCGGTGGTGGAGGCTGGCGGGGGCGAAAGGCCATTACATACTGCAGGTTGGTTCATTTCCAG GTGGAGCGATGGAAGGCATGGATGTCACGGTGGGCTTGAAGTGGGGATCGATCTACTG ATGGGAGTCTTCTGGAAGTTGCTGAACTCGTGGAAACAAGGCACACATCTTCTGAACCTTTGGCCCTTTGCACTGTATGCATATTTTCCAAATCACCATATTATAGAAAAG TGGAtcaacactgagatcaagcctgaagacaaggaatggatgcagaaactgttgcggtgggaggcagaggacaaggaggtgatggagaagagacgcagagaggaggctgtaaaaaaggagcacaaggaagaggaggaaaggaggcatgttgctgcgtacagggaggagagggagaagaagcttgagcgtgcacgtcGAGCGAaaacagcgatggaggagaatcccaatGCCCTGAGGAtgagaaagtggcctcgttgcactcagtag